A genomic stretch from Oreochromis niloticus isolate F11D_XX linkage group LG11, O_niloticus_UMD_NMBU, whole genome shotgun sequence includes:
- the gpatch4 gene encoding G patch domain-containing protein 4 isoform X1 — MDAVLRASNHDPQPSRKSTRQMAEVVQEKSRGLKFAEQQLLRHGWEQGKGLGRAENGISEAIKVKVKCDKGGVGHKEGEQFTFHWWDHVFNKASSSLQVESDQNGIKLKKTTEEEDGMISNKKPRKATLAKDKLYGCFVKSATLLSGQEQPEPKASSSDDSSSSDEEDDQRMDLSSTTKLSDTDLMKVCGGRTAHKGARHGLTMSAKLARLEQQEAEFMAKYGKKNQPAPPPASCLETQEETMASRKKMKINELSSDEVCETPETDVQPKKKKKKKKNSADPEERTDEDLIHVENCEADDLHKKKKKKHKKKNKVEENGVEETHSPAAESEEVTAEMHADEGKKKKKKKKSSKPLKENESDCKESSQSNHTGLEESDVTESTVKKRKKCKKDKTCTDKEAAPPLKRKKKSKD, encoded by the exons ATGGATGCTGTGCTAAGAGCATCCAACCATGATCCTCAGCCCAGCAGGAAATCAACTAGACAA ATGGCAGAAGTCGTTCAAGAGAAAAGTCGTGGCTTGAAGTTTGCGGAGCAGCAGCTCCTTCGGCACGGCTGGGAGCAAG GTAAAGGACTGGGACGAGCTGAAAACGGCATATCAGAGGCCATCAAGGTGAAAGTGAAGTGTGACAAAGGAGGA GTTGGCCATAAAGAAGGGGAGCAGTTCACCTTCCACTGGTGGGATCATGTGTTCAATAAAGCCTCCTCCAGCCTGCAGGTGGAGTCTGATCAA AATGGGATCAAGCTGAAGAAGACTACAGAAGAAGAGGATGGGATGATCTCCAATAAAAAGCCAAGGAAAGCGACACTGGCTAAAGATAAGCTGTATGGATGCTTTGTCAAG TCTGCCACGCTGCTGTCGGGTCAGGAGCAGCCAGAGCCGAAGGCGTCCAGCTCGGAtgacagcagcagctcagaCGAGGAGGATGACCAGAGGATGGATCTCTCCAGCACCACCAA GCTTTCTGACACTGATCTTATGAAAGTTTGTGGAGGACGCACAGCTCACAA GGGAGCCAGGCACGGCTTGACCATGAGCGCCAAGTTAGCCAGGCTGGAGCAGCAGGAGGCCGAGTTCATGGCCAAGTATGGAAAGAAGAACCAACCAGCTCCTCCTCCAGCCTCCTGTTTAGAGACGCAGGAGGAGACGATGGCAAgcagaaaaaagatgaaaattaaTGAGTTGAGTAGTGATGAAGTTTGTGAAACCCCCGAAACAGATGTTCaacctaaaaagaaaaagaagaagaaaaagaatagCGCTGATCCTGAGGAAAGAACTGATGAGGATTTGATCCATGTAGAAAACTGCGAGGCAGACGATTtgcacaagaagaagaagaagaagcataagaagaagaacaaagtgGAGGAGAATGGAGTCGAAGAGACGCATTCACCGGCTGCAGAGAGCGAGGAGGTGACTGCTGAGATGCATGCTGACGagggcaagaagaagaagaagaagaagaaatcctCTAAACCCCTAAAGGAAAATGAGAGTGACTGTAAGGAGTCTAGCCAATCAAATCACACCGGACTAGAGGAATCAGACGTCACAGAGTCAACagtgaagaaaaggaaaaagtgcAAAAAGGACAAAACATGTACAGATAAGGAGGCGGCTCCTcctctgaagaggaagaagaagtcTAAAGACTAG
- the gpatch4 gene encoding G patch domain-containing protein 4 isoform X2: MAEVVQEKSRGLKFAEQQLLRHGWEQGKGLGRAENGISEAIKVKVKCDKGGVGHKEGEQFTFHWWDHVFNKASSSLQVESDQNGIKLKKTTEEEDGMISNKKPRKATLAKDKLYGCFVKSATLLSGQEQPEPKASSSDDSSSSDEEDDQRMDLSSTTKLSDTDLMKVCGGRTAHKGARHGLTMSAKLARLEQQEAEFMAKYGKKNQPAPPPASCLETQEETMASRKKMKINELSSDEVCETPETDVQPKKKKKKKKNSADPEERTDEDLIHVENCEADDLHKKKKKKHKKKNKVEENGVEETHSPAAESEEVTAEMHADEGKKKKKKKKSSKPLKENESDCKESSQSNHTGLEESDVTESTVKKRKKCKKDKTCTDKEAAPPLKRKKKSKD; encoded by the exons ATGGCAGAAGTCGTTCAAGAGAAAAGTCGTGGCTTGAAGTTTGCGGAGCAGCAGCTCCTTCGGCACGGCTGGGAGCAAG GTAAAGGACTGGGACGAGCTGAAAACGGCATATCAGAGGCCATCAAGGTGAAAGTGAAGTGTGACAAAGGAGGA GTTGGCCATAAAGAAGGGGAGCAGTTCACCTTCCACTGGTGGGATCATGTGTTCAATAAAGCCTCCTCCAGCCTGCAGGTGGAGTCTGATCAA AATGGGATCAAGCTGAAGAAGACTACAGAAGAAGAGGATGGGATGATCTCCAATAAAAAGCCAAGGAAAGCGACACTGGCTAAAGATAAGCTGTATGGATGCTTTGTCAAG TCTGCCACGCTGCTGTCGGGTCAGGAGCAGCCAGAGCCGAAGGCGTCCAGCTCGGAtgacagcagcagctcagaCGAGGAGGATGACCAGAGGATGGATCTCTCCAGCACCACCAA GCTTTCTGACACTGATCTTATGAAAGTTTGTGGAGGACGCACAGCTCACAA GGGAGCCAGGCACGGCTTGACCATGAGCGCCAAGTTAGCCAGGCTGGAGCAGCAGGAGGCCGAGTTCATGGCCAAGTATGGAAAGAAGAACCAACCAGCTCCTCCTCCAGCCTCCTGTTTAGAGACGCAGGAGGAGACGATGGCAAgcagaaaaaagatgaaaattaaTGAGTTGAGTAGTGATGAAGTTTGTGAAACCCCCGAAACAGATGTTCaacctaaaaagaaaaagaagaagaaaaagaatagCGCTGATCCTGAGGAAAGAACTGATGAGGATTTGATCCATGTAGAAAACTGCGAGGCAGACGATTtgcacaagaagaagaagaagaagcataagaagaagaacaaagtgGAGGAGAATGGAGTCGAAGAGACGCATTCACCGGCTGCAGAGAGCGAGGAGGTGACTGCTGAGATGCATGCTGACGagggcaagaagaagaagaagaagaagaaatcctCTAAACCCCTAAAGGAAAATGAGAGTGACTGTAAGGAGTCTAGCCAATCAAATCACACCGGACTAGAGGAATCAGACGTCACAGAGTCAACagtgaagaaaaggaaaaagtgcAAAAAGGACAAAACATGTACAGATAAGGAGGCGGCTCCTcctctgaagaggaagaagaagtcTAAAGACTAG
- the LOC102076843 gene encoding C-type lectin domain family 12 member B isoform X1, protein MEEEVNYSTMVFKTGASPQKEKNKDSTIYSEVKTKVPAGPSAAPEKNEDPTIYSEIKTNAPPAAPSAAPEAEGKAAACSHFPLLLVCLEILCVLLLAGIIAIIYMSLLMNVQAANLRDLTAEYQRLAVEKEISDNKTEELRRERDNLNWTLEVILKFDNFPVNDYCPNKQCQPCRSGWIPFKDKCYLFYNERSPWKTWGESRKYCKGKIADLVVIDDLKEQEFLSSHITYYYDKYHGYFIGLQKIGNNWVWIDGHNDTLSYWMNEMSDSSGPCVLIIPEKNATKSWVEANYVFENKFICEIDALLLST, encoded by the exons ATGGAAGAAGAAGTCAATTATTCCACGATGGTTTTCAAAACTGGTGCTTCACCTCAAAAAG AAAAAAACAAGGACTCAACCATTTATTCTGAAGTTAAAACTAAAGTGCCTGCTGGTCCGTCTGCTGCACCTG AAAAAAACGAGGACCCAACCATTTattctgaaataaaaactaatgcacCTCCTGCTGCTCCTTCTGCTGCACCAG AAGCAGAAGGCAAAGCAGCTGCATGCTCCCATTTCCCTCTACTGCTGGTGTGTTTGGAGATACTTTGTGTCCTCCTGCTGGCGGGCATCATCGCCATCATCTACA TGAGTTTGTTAATGAACGTACAGGCAGCAAACCTCCGTGACCTCACAGCAGAATATCAGCGGTTGGCCGTGGAGAAGGAAATCTCAGACAATAAAACTGAGGAgctgagaagagagagagacaatcTCAACTGGACACTGGAAGTCATCCTGAAATTTGATAACTTTCCAGTAAATGATTACTGTCCTAATAAAC AGTGCCAGCCATGCCGCAGTGGCTGGATCCCATTTAAGGACAAGTGCTACCTGTTTTACAATGAGCGCTCCCCCTGGAAAACTTGGGGAGAAAGCCGAAAGTATTGCAAAGGCAAAATTGCAGATCTGGTTGTTATTGACGATCTCAAAGAGCAG GAATTTCTCAGTAGTCACATAACATATTACTACGATAAATACCACGGATACTTTATTGGGTTACAGAAGATAGGAAATAACTGGGTCTGGATTGATGGACACAATGACACTCTGAG TTACTGGATGAATGAGATGTCAGACAGTTCAGGCCCATGTGTGCTGATCATCCCTGAGAAGAATGCCACAAAAAGCTGGGTCGAAGCAAACTATGTCTTTGAGAACAAATTCATCTGTGAGATAGACGCCCTGCTTTTGTCCACTTAG
- the LOC102076843 gene encoding C-type lectin domain family 4 member D isoform X4, with translation MEEEVNYSTMVFKTGASPQKEKNEDPTIYSEIKTNAPPAAPSAAPAEGKAAACSHFPLLLVCLEILCVLLLAGIIAIIYMSLLMNVQAANLRDLTAEYQRLAVEKEISDNKTEELRRERDNLNWTLEVILKFDNFPVNDYCPNKQCQPCRSGWIPFKDKCYLFYNERSPWKTWGESRKYCKGKIADLVVIDDLKEQEFLSSHITYYYDKYHGYFIGLQKIGNNWVWIDGHNDTLSYWMNEMSDSSGPCVLIIPEKNATKSWVEANYVFENKFICEIDALLLST, from the exons ATGGAAGAAGAAGTCAATTATTCCACGATGGTTTTCAAAACTGGTGCTTCACCTCAAAAAG AAAAAAACGAGGACCCAACCATTTattctgaaataaaaactaatgcacCTCCTGCTGCTCCTTCTGCTGCACCAG CAGAAGGCAAAGCAGCTGCATGCTCCCATTTCCCTCTACTGCTGGTGTGTTTGGAGATACTTTGTGTCCTCCTGCTGGCGGGCATCATCGCCATCATCTACA TGAGTTTGTTAATGAACGTACAGGCAGCAAACCTCCGTGACCTCACAGCAGAATATCAGCGGTTGGCCGTGGAGAAGGAAATCTCAGACAATAAAACTGAGGAgctgagaagagagagagacaatcTCAACTGGACACTGGAAGTCATCCTGAAATTTGATAACTTTCCAGTAAATGATTACTGTCCTAATAAAC AGTGCCAGCCATGCCGCAGTGGCTGGATCCCATTTAAGGACAAGTGCTACCTGTTTTACAATGAGCGCTCCCCCTGGAAAACTTGGGGAGAAAGCCGAAAGTATTGCAAAGGCAAAATTGCAGATCTGGTTGTTATTGACGATCTCAAAGAGCAG GAATTTCTCAGTAGTCACATAACATATTACTACGATAAATACCACGGATACTTTATTGGGTTACAGAAGATAGGAAATAACTGGGTCTGGATTGATGGACACAATGACACTCTGAG TTACTGGATGAATGAGATGTCAGACAGTTCAGGCCCATGTGTGCTGATCATCCCTGAGAAGAATGCCACAAAAAGCTGGGTCGAAGCAAACTATGTCTTTGAGAACAAATTCATCTGTGAGATAGACGCCCTGCTTTTGTCCACTTAG
- the LOC102076843 gene encoding C-type lectin domain family 4 member D isoform X3, whose amino-acid sequence MEEEVNYSTMVFKTGASPQKEKNEDPTIYSEIKTNAPPAAPSAAPEAEGKAAACSHFPLLLVCLEILCVLLLAGIIAIIYMSLLMNVQAANLRDLTAEYQRLAVEKEISDNKTEELRRERDNLNWTLEVILKFDNFPVNDYCPNKQCQPCRSGWIPFKDKCYLFYNERSPWKTWGESRKYCKGKIADLVVIDDLKEQEFLSSHITYYYDKYHGYFIGLQKIGNNWVWIDGHNDTLSYWMNEMSDSSGPCVLIIPEKNATKSWVEANYVFENKFICEIDALLLST is encoded by the exons ATGGAAGAAGAAGTCAATTATTCCACGATGGTTTTCAAAACTGGTGCTTCACCTCAAAAAG AAAAAAACGAGGACCCAACCATTTattctgaaataaaaactaatgcacCTCCTGCTGCTCCTTCTGCTGCACCAG AAGCAGAAGGCAAAGCAGCTGCATGCTCCCATTTCCCTCTACTGCTGGTGTGTTTGGAGATACTTTGTGTCCTCCTGCTGGCGGGCATCATCGCCATCATCTACA TGAGTTTGTTAATGAACGTACAGGCAGCAAACCTCCGTGACCTCACAGCAGAATATCAGCGGTTGGCCGTGGAGAAGGAAATCTCAGACAATAAAACTGAGGAgctgagaagagagagagacaatcTCAACTGGACACTGGAAGTCATCCTGAAATTTGATAACTTTCCAGTAAATGATTACTGTCCTAATAAAC AGTGCCAGCCATGCCGCAGTGGCTGGATCCCATTTAAGGACAAGTGCTACCTGTTTTACAATGAGCGCTCCCCCTGGAAAACTTGGGGAGAAAGCCGAAAGTATTGCAAAGGCAAAATTGCAGATCTGGTTGTTATTGACGATCTCAAAGAGCAG GAATTTCTCAGTAGTCACATAACATATTACTACGATAAATACCACGGATACTTTATTGGGTTACAGAAGATAGGAAATAACTGGGTCTGGATTGATGGACACAATGACACTCTGAG TTACTGGATGAATGAGATGTCAGACAGTTCAGGCCCATGTGTGCTGATCATCCCTGAGAAGAATGCCACAAAAAGCTGGGTCGAAGCAAACTATGTCTTTGAGAACAAATTCATCTGTGAGATAGACGCCCTGCTTTTGTCCACTTAG
- the LOC102076843 gene encoding C-type lectin domain family 12 member B isoform X2: MEEEVNYSTMVFKTGASPQKEKNKDSTIYSEVKTKVPAGPSAAPEKNEDPTIYSEIKTNAPPAAPSAAPAEGKAAACSHFPLLLVCLEILCVLLLAGIIAIIYMSLLMNVQAANLRDLTAEYQRLAVEKEISDNKTEELRRERDNLNWTLEVILKFDNFPVNDYCPNKQCQPCRSGWIPFKDKCYLFYNERSPWKTWGESRKYCKGKIADLVVIDDLKEQEFLSSHITYYYDKYHGYFIGLQKIGNNWVWIDGHNDTLSYWMNEMSDSSGPCVLIIPEKNATKSWVEANYVFENKFICEIDALLLST; the protein is encoded by the exons ATGGAAGAAGAAGTCAATTATTCCACGATGGTTTTCAAAACTGGTGCTTCACCTCAAAAAG AAAAAAACAAGGACTCAACCATTTATTCTGAAGTTAAAACTAAAGTGCCTGCTGGTCCGTCTGCTGCACCTG AAAAAAACGAGGACCCAACCATTTattctgaaataaaaactaatgcacCTCCTGCTGCTCCTTCTGCTGCACCAG CAGAAGGCAAAGCAGCTGCATGCTCCCATTTCCCTCTACTGCTGGTGTGTTTGGAGATACTTTGTGTCCTCCTGCTGGCGGGCATCATCGCCATCATCTACA TGAGTTTGTTAATGAACGTACAGGCAGCAAACCTCCGTGACCTCACAGCAGAATATCAGCGGTTGGCCGTGGAGAAGGAAATCTCAGACAATAAAACTGAGGAgctgagaagagagagagacaatcTCAACTGGACACTGGAAGTCATCCTGAAATTTGATAACTTTCCAGTAAATGATTACTGTCCTAATAAAC AGTGCCAGCCATGCCGCAGTGGCTGGATCCCATTTAAGGACAAGTGCTACCTGTTTTACAATGAGCGCTCCCCCTGGAAAACTTGGGGAGAAAGCCGAAAGTATTGCAAAGGCAAAATTGCAGATCTGGTTGTTATTGACGATCTCAAAGAGCAG GAATTTCTCAGTAGTCACATAACATATTACTACGATAAATACCACGGATACTTTATTGGGTTACAGAAGATAGGAAATAACTGGGTCTGGATTGATGGACACAATGACACTCTGAG TTACTGGATGAATGAGATGTCAGACAGTTCAGGCCCATGTGTGCTGATCATCCCTGAGAAGAATGCCACAAAAAGCTGGGTCGAAGCAAACTATGTCTTTGAGAACAAATTCATCTGTGAGATAGACGCCCTGCTTTTGTCCACTTAG